In Thermothelomyces thermophilus ATCC 42464 chromosome 5, complete sequence, the sequence AAGgcgatggtgatgatgatatCCAGCGTGACTGGATACCGAGTGTGTGCTGTTGTGAGATAATAGAGCGGAACCGCCAAGATGCACCCAAGAACGTTGAGGACCTGGCGAAAAGCCGAAACCCGGTGGCCGCTGGTTCCCACGGGGGCCGGATGCTGGGTATCCCGGCCGCCCGGTTCATGATCGACGAACATCTCCGGAGTATTCACGGTCCGCAGATCAAGGCAGGGTAAACAATGCTTCGCCCGGCAACCCGCCACATTCTCTCTTCTTTGTTCCTCGATCTCTGAGCGAGCAGGGTACCACTCTTTTCTACCTCTTCGCCCCTATTTTATTACGGACCGACAAGGCGGTAAAAAAAAACCCCTCCCCTGGCAATATCGAAATAGGCACCCCGCGGAATCCATGCCGCTGGAGTCTGGGAGCCTCAAACGCGGACGCCAACAGAATGCGCTATTGATCAACACGAATCTCCCGAGCGGCTGCGCCTTCGTGATGGAAAAGCTTGAGCGAGAACCCGGAGTCTGGTTCGTAGATGCCTGGATGTGGCTCTCCATGGGCAGTCCTTGCCCATTCTGCGTGCTATCGTGATTGGACATCACACGGGGCTTTGCTATGCATGGATCGTGTGCAAAATTAACATGTGCCTTGCGGACCTGCCGTGTCAATGGCGAAacccgaaaaaaaaaaaaaaaagaatacGGACTGGAACGAGCCGTTGAGTATCACACTAGGCCGGATTTGGCACGCTAGCAAAGCAAGGCCACTCCGTTGACTTTCCACAGTATATCGCCGATATATCCGGAGCCTGGCTCGGGGCTGGATGTTGAAGATTTAGCACGCGAGGTCTGACTGCCTGATTATTACCGAAGAAAGCACTTGCCGTGAGAGCTGACGACTAATAAGGGTAATTTACCCTGAACATTCTGATGTTTGATTACTTGCAAGTGAACTCTAACCTCTCTACGGAGTATACAGCACTCGTAGCTGCTGCGAAGAACgaggccaaaaaaaaaaatctcgGTAGCAGGGCTGATCCTTGGCGGTCAGATTCAGGGTAGTACTTACGGAATACGGACCTATTTTTTTCTGGATCCAACAACCAGGCTGGCAGGGGTCCCGCGTTCAGGGGCAAGACTTGTTGCTTGCCAAAAACGGAAAGGGAGACGACTCGAGCAGTTGAAGTCTGACGCCCTGCTTGCTCGTCTCATCGCTCATTGACGGGCGCCACTTGCGCAGTATCAATATCGTCGACGACCTCGCCTCCCATTTAAGGAGGAGCTGCTTCGACGGGAGATGATCGTTACACACAAGAATAACCGGCTTTTTCCGGTAATCATTATCACAATATGTCTCTGGGCGGTATACCGTCTCGTCGACCCGACGGTGAACAACTTCAGCAATGCGCTCTCGAGATGGAACTCGGACCAGCACAGCGACACGGGGTCCCCCTCACCGTCAGAACCGGAGACGGCTTCTCCTTCTACGTGGTCGGATCCAACTTCGCCAGCACCAGGGTCTGCGTCGGCGACAGAGACTGCGGGGGGCCTAAGGGCCGATGAGCACCCCGTTTACGGCAACCTGTCAGCCAACGATGTGCTTCTGATCTTGAAGACGGGCAGCACATCCATGTGGAAACGACTTCTTATCCATCTGGCAACGACCTTATCCCCTTCCCGGGTCCCGCCAGAGAATGTCGCGGTCTATTCTGACCACCCGGAAAGAATCGGCAACCTCGACATCATCGACGCCTTGGCGAACGTCTCTGCGGCCACCAAGGCCCTGCCCGACTTTGACGTATACCATCAGAATCCCGAATATGCGGGCCACAATGTGTACGTCGAGGCTGCCGGAGTCGACGGCGACAACTACGGCCCGCCGGGGGGCTGGATCATCGACAAGTACAAATTCGTGCCCCTGATGCAACATGCCGGAGAAAACTGGCCCGAGGCCAAGTGGTACATCTACATGGAGGACGACGCCTATCTCTTCCTGCCCAGTGTGCTCAGCTACCTGTCGGCCTTTGACTGGCGCGAGCCGCATTACCTCGGGAGCTACGCGGCCAAGTCCGACATTGTCTTTGCCCACGGCGGCGCCGGATTTGCGCTCTCCCGCGGTGCCTGGGATAAGACTTTTGGCCTCAACCCGAACTTGTCCGCCGAGTACGAGGATTACACGGCCAGCCACTGTTGTGGCGACCAGGTGCTCGGCCATGCTCTGAACACGTACGGAGTGCGGTTCGGGGAGAACGGGGGCGACGAGAAGTTCACTTGGGGCTTCAACCCGGTCGTGCACTGGCGGTTCGGTTTCAGCAGGTGGAACTGGTGCAGCCCCCTCATGTCGTGGCATAAGGTCCATAACCGGGACGTTGCGCGTTACTTCGACTTTGAGAGTGCGTGGGACTTCAGGGTAAGCCAACGACCACCTGGCCATCGTAAACTTGttagggggggggggggggggggaggcaTTTATCGCTAATTCCAGGAACCAGAAACCGCTTTTCCACCGCGACTTTTTCATGGCCATGATTGCTCCCAACCTTCGGAAGAGGGCTGAATGGTGGGATAACCAGTCTGGTTTGCTCAGGGTCACGTCAGCGAACAAGGCGTCTCCCCCCACTCCCGAAACGGACTTCGACATGGCACTATGGAACAATGCATGGGAGTCTGCAGATGCGTGCGAAGCGGCCTGCGAATCCTGGGTCTCGTGTGTCCAATGGAGTTATGTCGAAGATCTGTGCAGTATGGACGACAAGGTCATGATGGGTCAAGGCTATGCCCCGGCCATGTCGGAACGGAAAACTGCCCTGAAAACAACAAGTGGCTGGCTCATAGAGAGACTCGATGAATGGAAGTGTGAATAAAGCATTAATTAAATAATTAAGTGAGAAATATCGAACCGGGTTTTTTTCTTTATTTTCTTTTTAGGATGGGAATGTATGCACCTTATCTTCGAAACTGCTATAATTAATTACAGATATCATAATTAGCTTGTATTCCCCTTTTCAATCTGTCATTCTTTGATCAAGGTGAGTCTAATATCTTCTGGATTTGGGAAGGTAGGAGCAACAACCAGACGCATCGTCAAGAAACTCTGCCATCATCTAATAATATCGGAACACCCCCCACGAGCAGGGGTGGAATATTCACTGGGTTCCCCGTCATGACTGATGCAAAACACGGGGGCTGGATGCCGACCAGACAGCAAAAGCATGCCACAGATCAGTCCCGATATTAATCAGTACGGGGTAGAGTCACCAGAACGGAGAATTCGGGGGCTTATTTCACACAAGAATCCGGATCCTAGTTTCTTGATCACCGAATGCTGTAAATACTAAATATGCAATGCTACCATCAGTTGGCCCAATTTGCTGTGTTTATCGCACGACTAGAAGCAGGTGGACTGCAGACTCCCTAATTACCCTTCCATGACCGATCCACCGTCAACCAACAGTTggttttctttctttctacTTCTTTTACGGGCTAATTAATTACCCCAACAGATACAGCTGCACTACGAATGCATTGGACGTGAGTGAGTGCTGACGACATAGGGCAACCGAGTTGAGATACCGCGCCCGGGGATTCGGGTCCTCCTTGTCTCTCGT encodes:
- a CDS encoding glycosyltransferase family 31 protein (CAZy_ID 267922) → MIVTHKNNRLFPVIIITICLWAVYRLVDPTVNNFSNALSRWNSDQHSDTGSPSPSEPETASPSTWSDPTSPAPGSASATETAGGLRADEHPVYGNLSANDVLLILKTGSTSMWKRLLIHLATTLSPSRVPPENVAVYSDHPERIGNLDIIDALANVSAATKALPDFDVYHQNPEYAGHNVYVEAAGVDGDNYGPPGGWIIDKYKFVPLMQHAGENWPEAKWYIYMEDDAYLFLPSVLSYLSAFDWREPHYLGSYAAKSDIVFAHGGAGFALSRGAWDKTFGLNPNLSAEYEDYTASHCCGDQVLGHALNTYGVRFGENGGDEKFTWGFNPVVHWRFGFSRWNWCSPLMSWHKVHNRDVARYFDFESAWDFRKPLFHRDFFMAMIAPNLRKRAEWWDNQSGLLRVTSANKASPPTPETDFDMALWNNAWESADACEAACESWVSCVQWSYVEDLCSMDDKVMMGQGYAPAMSERKTALKTTSGWLIERLDEWKCE